A DNA window from Mucilaginibacter xinganensis contains the following coding sequences:
- a CDS encoding RNA polymerase sigma factor, producing the protein MPKEVDDAEILSKFQDEKTRNEAFNMLLKKYQQKIYWHVRRMVIDHDDADDLVQDVFIKIWKNLAGFRSDAQLYTWMYRIATNECITFLNKKKQKNNVSIDDMPYDLADTLADSTYFNGDAAQRKLQEALLTLPEKQKLVFNMKYYEDMKYEEISQVLGTSVGALKASFHLAVKKIEAHLLGRD; encoded by the coding sequence ATGCCTAAAGAGGTTGACGACGCAGAGATATTAAGCAAGTTTCAGGATGAGAAAACCCGGAACGAGGCATTTAACATGCTGCTTAAAAAATATCAGCAAAAAATATACTGGCACGTGCGCCGCATGGTAATTGACCATGATGACGCGGATGACCTGGTGCAGGATGTTTTTATAAAGATCTGGAAGAATTTAGCCGGTTTCAGGAGCGATGCACAGTTGTACACCTGGATGTACCGCATAGCAACCAATGAATGCATTACCTTTTTGAATAAGAAAAAGCAAAAAAACAATGTATCAATTGACGATATGCCCTACGACCTGGCAGACACACTGGCTGATTCGACTTATTTTAATGGCGACGCAGCCCAGCGTAAGTTACAGGAAGCATTGTTGACGCTGCCCGAAAAGCAAAAGCTGGTATTTAATATGAAGTATTATGAAGATATGAAGTACGAAGAAATATCGCAGGTGCTGGGTACCAGCGTGGGCGCGTTAAAGGCTTCTTTTCACCTTGCGGTAAAAAAAATTGAAGCACATCTATTGGGTAGAGATTAA
- a CDS encoding aspartate aminotransferase family protein produces MPTLRQLFLANNAQTTDFPLLLEFERAEGIYMYNKEGKGYIDLISGIGVSNLGHSNPAVVKAIKDQVDKYMHLMVYGEYVQTPQVRFAEKLVSLLPTHLQSVYFTNSGSEALEGALKLAKRYTGRYEVVAFKNSYHGSTHGALSVMGNEDFKQAYRPLLPGISFINFNHTAGLKKITDKTACVIVETVQGEAGIRVPDFAYMQALRNRCNETGTLLILDEIQAAFGRTGKLFAFEHFGIEPDILLLAKALGGGMPVGAFVSSNKIMEALKENPILGHITTFGGHPVCCAAGLAALEVLLKENLIAGVAEKEALFKKLLVHPAIKQVRGKGLMLAAEFESFELNKKIIDRCIENGVITDWFLHCSNSMRIAPPLVITLNEIEKACGVIMEAITYYS; encoded by the coding sequence ATGCCCACCCTCCGACAACTTTTTTTAGCCAACAACGCGCAAACCACTGATTTTCCTTTATTGCTGGAGTTTGAGCGTGCCGAAGGTATCTATATGTACAACAAGGAAGGGAAAGGGTACATTGACCTGATCTCGGGCATTGGGGTAAGTAACCTTGGCCACAGCAACCCCGCGGTGGTAAAAGCGATAAAAGATCAGGTTGACAAATATATGCACCTGATGGTGTACGGCGAATATGTGCAAACCCCGCAGGTACGCTTCGCCGAAAAATTAGTTTCGCTGCTGCCCACGCATCTGCAATCTGTTTATTTCACCAATTCAGGTTCTGAAGCGCTGGAAGGAGCTTTAAAGCTGGCCAAGCGTTATACCGGCAGGTATGAAGTGGTCGCCTTTAAAAACTCATATCACGGCAGTACACACGGCGCACTGAGCGTTATGGGTAACGAGGATTTTAAGCAGGCCTACCGCCCCTTATTGCCGGGAATAAGCTTTATAAACTTTAACCATACCGCCGGCCTTAAAAAAATAACCGATAAAACAGCCTGTGTAATCGTTGAAACCGTGCAGGGTGAGGCAGGTATAAGAGTGCCCGATTTCGCTTATATGCAGGCTTTGCGCAACAGGTGTAATGAAACTGGCACATTGCTGATACTGGATGAGATCCAGGCTGCGTTTGGGCGCACAGGTAAGCTATTTGCATTTGAGCATTTTGGCATCGAGCCTGATATTTTATTGCTGGCAAAGGCTTTAGGCGGGGGAATGCCTGTGGGTGCCTTTGTTTCATCGAACAAAATAATGGAAGCGCTGAAGGAAAATCCAATCCTCGGGCATATTACCACCTTTGGCGGCCACCCGGTATGCTGCGCCGCCGGACTTGCAGCTTTAGAAGTTTTACTGAAGGAGAACCTTATTGCCGGAGTTGCCGAAAAAGAGGCGCTGTTTAAAAAGCTGCTTGTTCACCCGGCTATTAAGCAGGTGCGCGGAAAGGGGCTAATGCTGGCTGCCGAGTTTGAAAGCTTTGAGCTGAACAAAAAAATTATTGACCGCTGTATTGAAAACGGTGTAATAACAGATTGGTTTTTACATTGCAGCAACTCCATGCGCATAGCGCCGCCGCTGGTTATAACCCTTAACGAAATTGAGAAGGCCTGCGGGGTGATCATGGAGGCGATAACTTATTACAGTTAA
- a CDS encoding glycosyltransferase family 4 protein: MKIAYISTYPPRECGIATFNQNLMRAVNANFPDRKSLLNGGFVVALNDSESMQEYEYPEEVKYVIRQNHQKDYIRAANYINTSSADVCIMEHEFGIYGGESGIYILPLLNRLEKPLISILHTILKDPSYVQRIIIREIADQSSKIIVMSKRAVEFLTTIYDIPAEKIQIIEHGVPDVEASQPNPVKGLTQFKNHKVLLTFGLISRGKGLETVVRALPKIVENHPEVMYVVLGNTHPGVIKSSGEEYRDHLKTLAAQLGVSKHLSFINKFVSEEELVDYLAATDIYVTPYLNEAQITSGTLSYAVGAGAAVVSTPYWHATELLANNRGRLFDFKNADALAENVIELLDQERVLNELKQNAYNYGLHLRWPVIGSEFIRVAQEACADHDFSDKILKNSIVDPEIMPKFSLTHVLRLTDDTGIVQHAKYGIPNLKEGYCLDDNARALIMALMSYQRSKSKEAFELLPIYLSYIHYMQTEDGNFRNFLSFDRRYLDEVGSEDSFGRTIWSLGYLIGCSSSNSYREFATEIFHRSFPHFKTLKHLRGMANTIIGISLYLKVFPGDDGMIAEMVNLTTPLMAAYERHQSDGWQWFEEKMTYDNAILPLALLHSCEITGDEAVKQVALKTMAFLDEVTLANGYLSPVGNEGWYHKGGTCPVYDQQAIETMAMVLMHFQAYTIFRKPQYIEKMFLCYKWFLGENTLRAPLYDHETKGCCDGLLPTGINRNQGAESTLAYLISHLTVLKAFELEYEYNKLDEHASFSY, translated from the coding sequence ATGAAAATAGCATACATCTCAACCTATCCTCCCCGCGAATGCGGAATAGCAACATTTAACCAAAATTTGATGCGCGCAGTGAATGCCAATTTCCCCGACAGGAAATCATTATTGAACGGTGGTTTTGTTGTTGCCCTGAATGATTCTGAAAGCATGCAGGAATATGAATACCCGGAGGAGGTTAAGTATGTGATCAGGCAAAATCATCAAAAGGACTATATCCGTGCGGCCAATTACATTAATACCAGCAGCGCCGATGTTTGTATTATGGAGCATGAGTTTGGAATTTACGGCGGCGAAAGCGGCATTTATATCCTTCCGCTATTGAACAGGCTGGAGAAGCCACTGATCTCCATTTTACATACTATTTTGAAAGATCCCAGTTATGTGCAGCGCATCATCATTCGCGAAATTGCCGATCAATCATCAAAAATAATTGTAATGAGCAAACGGGCGGTTGAATTTTTAACCACCATTTACGATATCCCCGCGGAGAAAATCCAGATCATAGAGCATGGGGTGCCTGATGTCGAAGCATCGCAGCCGAACCCGGTTAAAGGTTTAACCCAATTTAAAAATCATAAAGTATTGTTAACCTTTGGCTTAATAAGCCGGGGCAAGGGGCTGGAAACCGTGGTAAGGGCATTGCCTAAAATTGTTGAGAACCATCCTGAAGTAATGTACGTGGTTTTAGGAAATACCCACCCCGGCGTAATAAAAAGTTCGGGCGAAGAGTACCGCGACCACCTGAAAACCCTTGCTGCACAACTGGGCGTTTCAAAGCACTTAAGTTTCATTAATAAGTTCGTATCAGAAGAAGAACTGGTGGATTATTTGGCAGCAACCGATATATACGTTACCCCATACTTAAACGAGGCTCAAATAACCAGCGGAACTTTGTCATACGCCGTTGGCGCGGGTGCAGCAGTGGTGTCAACACCATACTGGCACGCAACCGAGCTGTTAGCCAACAACCGCGGCCGCTTGTTCGATTTTAAAAATGCTGACGCGCTGGCCGAAAACGTAATTGAGCTATTAGACCAGGAACGGGTACTGAACGAATTGAAGCAAAACGCCTATAATTATGGCCTGCATTTACGCTGGCCGGTGATAGGGTCGGAGTTTATACGGGTGGCGCAGGAAGCGTGTGCCGACCACGATTTTAGTGACAAGATATTAAAGAACAGTATTGTTGACCCCGAGATAATGCCTAAGTTTAGCCTTACACATGTGCTGCGCTTAACTGATGACACCGGGATAGTTCAACACGCCAAATATGGCATTCCTAATTTAAAGGAGGGTTATTGCCTGGATGATAATGCGCGTGCGCTCATTATGGCATTAATGTCTTACCAGCGCAGCAAAAGCAAGGAAGCGTTTGAGTTGCTGCCCATTTACCTGAGCTATATTCACTATATGCAAACGGAGGATGGTAACTTCCGCAATTTTTTAAGTTTCGACCGCCGTTACCTGGATGAGGTTGGCTCGGAAGATTCATTCGGGCGCACCATCTGGTCGCTTGGCTACCTTATAGGCTGTTCGTCCAGTAACTCATACCGGGAATTTGCTACCGAGATTTTTCACCGTTCGTTCCCCCATTTTAAAACCCTGAAACATTTGCGGGGAATGGCCAATACAATCATCGGTATCAGCCTTTACTTGAAAGTGTTCCCCGGTGATGATGGAATGATTGCTGAGATGGTAAACTTAACCACGCCGCTGATGGCTGCCTATGAGCGCCACCAGTCAGACGGCTGGCAATGGTTTGAAGAAAAAATGACTTATGATAATGCGATACTTCCGCTGGCGCTCTTACACTCGTGCGAGATTACAGGTGACGAAGCGGTTAAACAAGTAGCGCTAAAAACGATGGCATTTTTGGATGAGGTAACGCTGGCAAACGGCTATTTAAGCCCTGTTGGAAACGAAGGCTGGTACCACAAAGGCGGTACATGCCCTGTTTATGACCAGCAGGCTATTGAAACCATGGCCATGGTGCTGATGCATTTTCAGGCCTATACCATTTTTCGCAAGCCACAATATATTGAAAAGATGTTTTTGTGTTATAAATGGTTCCTAGGGGAAAATACGCTAAGGGCGCCGCTCTATGACCACGAAACGAAAGGCTGTTGTGATGGCTTGCTGCCAACGGGTATAAACCGGAACCAGGGCGCTGAAAGTACGCTGGCTTACCTGATATCGCATCTTACGGTATTAAAGGCATTTGAGCTGGAGTATGAGTATAACAAGTTAGATGAACATGCTTCATTCTCCTATTAA
- a CDS encoding glycosyltransferase family 4 protein, giving the protein MKAAILAPVAWRTPPRHYGPWEQVASNIAEGLVKLGVDVSLFATGDSITAGKLYSICATGYEEDRTQDAKVLECLHISNLMERAGEFDIIHNNFDFLPLTYSGLVKTPVITTIHGFSSPRIIPVYKKYNALGHYVSISNADRSPELNYLSTVYNGLNVAEFEFNDTPGDYLLYFGRIHHDKGTAEAIAIAQKCKRKLLIAGLIQDSNYFKEKVEPFLGADIIYVGNAEPAKRSELLRNAFALLHPINFNEPFGMSVAEAMLCGTPVIAFNKGSMPELIKDAKTGFLVDNVHEAVDAVGKVGNISREDCRTWAESQFSADKMAEDYLKLYKQILAK; this is encoded by the coding sequence ATGAAAGCAGCCATATTAGCACCTGTTGCCTGGCGTACACCGCCCAGGCACTATGGCCCGTGGGAACAGGTGGCATCAAACATTGCCGAAGGGCTGGTGAAGCTTGGGGTTGATGTTTCATTGTTTGCAACAGGCGATTCCATTACCGCCGGGAAATTATATTCCATTTGCGCCACAGGCTATGAGGAAGACCGTACCCAGGATGCAAAGGTGCTGGAATGCCTGCACATCAGTAACCTGATGGAGCGGGCCGGCGAGTTTGACATCATTCATAATAACTTTGATTTTTTGCCGCTTACCTATTCAGGCCTGGTAAAAACACCGGTTATTACCACCATTCATGGTTTTTCGTCGCCACGGATAATCCCAGTATATAAGAAGTACAATGCTTTGGGGCATTATGTATCCATCAGCAATGCGGACCGTAGTCCGGAACTCAATTATCTTTCAACTGTTTACAACGGCTTAAACGTTGCGGAGTTTGAGTTTAATGATACCCCCGGTGATTACCTGCTGTATTTTGGCCGCATTCATCATGATAAGGGTACTGCCGAAGCGATAGCAATTGCGCAAAAATGTAAAAGGAAGCTGCTAATTGCGGGGTTGATACAGGATAGCAATTATTTCAAAGAAAAAGTAGAACCCTTTCTTGGCGCTGATATCATATATGTAGGTAATGCTGAGCCGGCAAAAAGGAGCGAGCTTTTACGAAACGCTTTTGCGCTTTTGCATCCTATAAATTTTAACGAACCTTTTGGAATGAGTGTGGCTGAAGCAATGCTTTGCGGTACACCGGTAATAGCGTTTAATAAAGGCTCGATGCCGGAATTGATTAAGGACGCAAAGACAGGTTTCTTAGTTGACAATGTTCATGAAGCTGTTGATGCGGTTGGCAAAGTTGGAAATATAAGCCGCGAAGATTGCCGCACCTGGGCCGAATCGCAATTCTCGGCCGATAAAATGGCGGAAGATTACTTAAAATTATACAAGCAGATCTTAGCTAAATAA
- a CDS encoding glycoside hydrolase family 130 protein — translation MRLSIERKPIRINPDPKRVIARFFFNGNDRAKEVIQRVMDISEDNAFGIVSPLLQEYSKRHRNITRALNRHCSKLKPLFAELDIDYDTLTVYRKLLIGSYFTHEYSIESAAFFNPSIIEDPDQTELQEGQRRVIISFRAVGEGHISSITFRRALIDQANNITVLPAGSYIDEAEIVRNAVYNKKLFFEKAAVTQIDINVLNELESKLDHHFEYANLRRIIIDSQKMQETDIKKLEYDKILWLADSYYEIVFSLDTDISDRVIFPISEYERKGIEDARFVHFKNDDDSTVYYATYTAYDGSLIMPKLLQTNDFYNFKIMPLYGAGAQNKNLALFPRKINGKFAMISRIDGCNNYIMYSDKINIWEKPIMLQQPKFSWEFIQIGNCGSPIETEHGWVVITHGVGPMRRYVLGASLLKLDDPEVEIGRLKEPLLIPNSDEREGYVPNVLYSCGALVHNGKLIIPYGVSDSSTAFAEVDLNELITKLIDDKKETNKVEKAAKVKDKVEH, via the coding sequence ATGAGACTTTCCATTGAACGCAAGCCAATAAGAATAAATCCTGATCCCAAACGCGTAATTGCCAGATTCTTTTTTAATGGAAATGACCGGGCCAAAGAGGTAATTCAAAGGGTTATGGATATTAGCGAAGACAATGCATTTGGTATTGTATCGCCCTTATTGCAGGAATACTCCAAAAGACACCGTAATATTACCCGGGCGCTTAACCGCCATTGCAGCAAATTAAAGCCTCTTTTTGCCGAGCTTGATATTGATTATGATACGTTAACCGTTTATCGTAAGCTGCTGATAGGCTCGTATTTTACACATGAATACTCTATTGAATCGGCCGCTTTCTTTAACCCCTCAATTATTGAAGATCCGGATCAAACAGAACTGCAGGAAGGGCAGCGGAGGGTAATTATTAGTTTCCGGGCTGTGGGCGAAGGACATATCTCGTCCATAACATTCAGAAGGGCTTTAATTGACCAGGCAAATAATATTACCGTTTTACCGGCCGGCAGCTATATTGACGAAGCCGAAATTGTAAGGAACGCGGTTTATAACAAGAAACTCTTCTTTGAAAAAGCAGCCGTAACTCAAATAGATATTAATGTACTGAACGAACTGGAGTCAAAGCTGGATCATCATTTTGAATACGCAAACCTGCGCCGCATCATTATCGATTCGCAGAAAATGCAGGAAACCGATATCAAAAAGCTGGAGTATGACAAGATCCTTTGGCTGGCAGACTCCTATTACGAAATCGTTTTTTCGCTGGATACTGATATATCTGACCGGGTTATTTTTCCTATTTCGGAATATGAACGCAAAGGAATTGAGGATGCAAGGTTTGTACATTTTAAAAACGACGACGACAGCACCGTTTATTACGCCACTTATACGGCGTATGATGGCTCGCTGATTATGCCAAAGCTTTTGCAAACCAACGATTTTTACAACTTTAAAATAATGCCTTTGTACGGTGCAGGTGCGCAAAACAAAAACCTGGCCCTGTTTCCGCGAAAGATAAATGGCAAGTTTGCAATGATCTCCAGGATAGATGGTTGTAATAACTACATCATGTATTCTGATAAGATCAACATCTGGGAAAAGCCTATTATGTTGCAGCAGCCCAAATTCAGCTGGGAATTTATCCAGATCGGCAATTGCGGCTCGCCAATTGAAACCGAGCATGGATGGGTGGTTATTACGCACGGTGTAGGACCTATGCGCAGGTATGTGCTGGGTGCAAGCTTACTAAAGCTGGACGATCCCGAGGTTGAGATCGGTCGCTTAAAAGAACCGCTGCTGATCCCTAACAGCGATGAACGCGAGGGGTATGTACCCAATGTATTATACTCATGCGGCGCATTGGTGCACAATGGCAAACTTATTATTCCTTATGGCGTATCAGATTCTTCAACCGCCTTTGCCGAGGTTGACCTGAACGAATTGATCACTAAGCTTATTGACGATAAAAAAGAAACCAACAAAGTAGAAAAAGCTGCAAAGGTTAAAGATAAAGTAGAACATTGA
- a CDS encoding response regulator transcription factor, with amino-acid sequence MNVLIVEDEKGLALEIGEFLSHEGFTIEHAHTKSKAEEKICVNSYDFILLDLNLPDGDGFGLLQLIKDLKDRDDAIIILTARGAVDDKVHGLEQGADDYLAKPFSLNELLARIHAITRRKHKLESNDIVIKEFKMNIQNRTIYYNTERINLTKKEFEILNYLVLNKNRVISRTNLTEHVWGDVLEINSDSNFVDVHVKNLRKKLSQFEPIEWFETVRSIGYRVNI; translated from the coding sequence ATGAACGTATTGATTGTAGAAGATGAAAAAGGGCTGGCCCTTGAGATAGGCGAGTTTTTAAGCCATGAGGGTTTTACGATAGAACACGCCCATACCAAAAGCAAGGCCGAAGAAAAAATATGTGTAAATAGTTATGATTTTATACTGCTTGACCTCAACCTGCCCGATGGCGATGGCTTTGGCTTGCTGCAATTGATTAAAGATTTAAAAGACCGGGATGATGCCATAATTATTTTAACTGCCCGCGGTGCTGTGGATGATAAGGTACATGGGCTTGAGCAGGGGGCTGATGATTACCTGGCAAAACCATTTTCGTTAAATGAGCTTTTAGCGCGCATACATGCCATTACCCGGCGCAAGCATAAGCTGGAGAGTAATGATATAGTGATTAAGGAGTTTAAAATGAACATACAGAACCGCACCATATATTACAATACAGAGCGGATAAACTTAACCAAAAAGGAATTTGAGATACTTAACTATCTGGTGTTGAATAAAAACCGGGTAATATCGCGCACCAACCTGACGGAACATGTTTGGGGCGATGTGCTGGAGATTAACTCCGATTCGAACTTTGTTGATGTGCATGTTAAGAACCTGAGGAAAAAGCTCTCGCAATTTGAACCAATAGAATGGTTTGAAACGGTGAGGAGTATCGGATACAGGGTTAATATTTAA
- a CDS encoding sensor histidine kinase yields MKLQIKLALYNTLTKLAIIVFTGVLMFFSLEKITYAHLSTRLTNKRDVFINNLSSKEISQILSQQQSFTNYNILKEEYIFLKSIPYEAGRKPTESFSTQRRTIEKNTDNYLVLTYRFNFENHSYLLEIGDTLDTIIQLKQTIKQFTLLLLVVALLLTLIIDLIFTKYLLAPFYHIIDRKLIKVNDPMNFDYAKVETSTQDFRLLDESISTLMKKIADLFSLEKQFIANVSHELLTPISIISSRLENVLSHEDLKEDSENKIFASLKTLNRLKSIINSLLLISKVENKQFNKNDKIRIADVVDEVYGELEDRMEDKQITFNNNIKHNYSIRGNHTLMHTVLFNIINNSIKYNRPEGGSIDINDHLTANGYELEIADTGKGMSSQEVEKAFNRFEKLDTDEKESYGLGLAIVKSIATFHDIKIQIISATNEGTSIKLMFN; encoded by the coding sequence ATGAAACTACAAATAAAACTGGCTTTATATAATACCCTAACCAAGCTGGCTATTATTGTGTTTACCGGCGTGCTGATGTTTTTTTCGCTGGAGAAGATCACCTATGCGCATTTATCAACCCGGCTTACCAATAAAAGAGATGTATTCATCAATAACCTTTCATCAAAAGAGATCAGTCAGATCCTTAGCCAGCAGCAAAGTTTTACCAATTACAATATTTTAAAGGAAGAATACATTTTTCTTAAGTCAATTCCTTACGAGGCCGGGCGGAAACCCACGGAAAGTTTTAGCACCCAGCGGCGCACCATCGAAAAAAATACGGACAATTATTTGGTACTTACTTACCGTTTTAATTTCGAAAATCACAGTTACCTGCTGGAGATAGGGGACACCCTTGACACCATTATACAGCTGAAGCAAACCATAAAACAATTTACCTTGCTGTTGCTGGTTGTGGCTTTGCTGCTTACCCTCATCATTGACCTTATTTTTACCAAATACCTGCTGGCCCCTTTCTATCATATAATAGACCGGAAGTTGATCAAAGTCAACGATCCGATGAACTTTGACTATGCAAAGGTTGAAACCAGCACACAGGATTTTAGGTTGCTTGACGAGAGTATCAGCACCTTAATGAAAAAAATTGCCGACCTGTTTAGCCTTGAGAAACAATTTATAGCCAATGTATCGCATGAACTGCTTACGCCGATCTCCATCATCAGCTCAAGGCTGGAAAATGTACTGTCGCACGAGGACTTAAAAGAAGATAGCGAAAATAAAATATTTGCATCGCTTAAAACCTTAAACAGGTTAAAATCAATTATCAACAGCCTGCTTTTGATATCAAAAGTGGAAAACAAGCAGTTCAACAAAAATGATAAGATTAGGATTGCCGATGTAGTTGATGAGGTTTACGGCGAACTGGAAGACCGCATGGAAGATAAACAGATTACCTTTAATAATAATATAAAGCATAACTACTCCATACGGGGTAACCACACGCTCATGCATACCGTGCTTTTTAACATTATTAATAACTCGATAAAGTACAACCGGCCAGAGGGCGGTAGTATTGATATTAACGACCATTTAACCGCAAATGGGTACGAACTTGAAATTGCAGACACAGGAAAAGGGATGAGCAGCCAGGAAGTAGAAAAGGCGTTTAACCGTTTTGAAAAGCTGGATACCGACGAGAAGGAGAGCTATGGCCTGGGACTGGCTATCGTGAAAAGTATCGCTACGTTTCATGATATAAAAATTCAAATAATATCAGCGACAAATGAAGGAACTTCTATAAAACTGATGTTTAATTAA
- a CDS encoding DUF58 domain-containing protein, giving the protein MLNDDQHIRQLANLELLARQVVEGFITGLHQSPFHGFSVEFAEHRLYNNGESVKNIDWKLLARTDKLFVKQFEEETNLRCYLLLDTSSSMNFPDKGINKLQFSIYAIASLMYLFKKQRDAFGLCLFSDKVQIITQVKSTTSHLFYLYAELEKAYNNPKINTTTNITQVLHQVAGQIHQRSMIILFSDMLENSLNPDKMQALFAAIQHLKYNKHEVIIFNVNDKHKELDFNFANRPHQFIDIESGEQVRVHPNKIRDSYITSLAHYRHQLELKCAQYHIDMVDAYIEDGYNNVLKSYLIKRNKMI; this is encoded by the coding sequence ATGTTAAATGATGATCAGCATATAAGGCAATTAGCTAACCTCGAGCTGCTGGCCCGCCAGGTAGTTGAAGGCTTTATAACCGGCTTGCATCAAAGTCCTTTCCACGGTTTTTCAGTTGAATTTGCCGAGCACCGCCTGTACAACAATGGCGAATCCGTAAAAAATATAGACTGGAAGCTGCTGGCCCGTACCGATAAGCTGTTTGTAAAACAGTTTGAAGAAGAAACCAACCTAAGGTGTTACCTCCTGTTGGATACCTCTTCATCCATGAATTTCCCGGATAAGGGGATCAATAAGCTGCAATTCTCCATTTATGCAATAGCATCGCTCATGTACCTGTTCAAAAAACAGCGCGATGCCTTTGGCTTATGCCTGTTTAGCGACAAGGTCCAAATAATAACGCAGGTAAAATCAACTACTTCGCACCTGTTTTATCTGTATGCCGAGTTGGAAAAAGCATACAATAATCCTAAAATAAATACAACAACCAATATTACGCAGGTGCTGCACCAGGTGGCAGGGCAAATTCATCAGCGCTCCATGATCATCCTGTTCAGCGACATGCTGGAAAATAGCCTTAACCCTGATAAAATGCAGGCGCTGTTTGCGGCTATCCAGCATTTAAAATACAACAAGCACGAGGTGATTATTTTTAATGTTAATGATAAACACAAGGAGCTTGATTTTAACTTCGCTAACCGCCCTCATCAATTTATTGATATCGAGAGCGGTGAGCAAGTGCGGGTGCATCCGAATAAAATTCGCGACTCCTACATCACATCATTGGCACACTATCGCCACCAGCTTGAATTAAAGTGCGCGCAGTACCATATTGATATGGTTGACGCCTACATTGAGGATGGTTATAACAATGTGCTTAAATCGTACCTCATCAAGCGGAATAAGATGATATAA
- the trxA gene encoding thioredoxin has product MALEITDANFDELVLKSDKPVLIDFWAEWCGPCRMVGPVVEEIAKEYEGKAVVGKVNVDHNPGISVKFGIRNIPALLFFKNGEIVDKQIGAVPKSVLTEKLAKQLV; this is encoded by the coding sequence ATGGCTTTAGAAATAACTGATGCAAACTTTGACGAACTTGTCCTTAAATCTGACAAACCCGTATTAATTGATTTTTGGGCAGAATGGTGCGGCCCTTGTCGCATGGTTGGACCGGTAGTTGAAGAAATTGCAAAAGAATATGAAGGCAAAGCGGTAGTAGGTAAAGTTAATGTTGACCATAACCCAGGCATATCAGTAAAATTTGGTATCCGTAATATCCCCGCTCTTTTATTCTTTAAAAACGGCGAAATTGTTGACAAACAAATTGGCGCTGTTCCAAAATCTGTATTAACTGAAAAATTAGCTAAGCAATTAGTATAA
- a CDS encoding ATP-binding cassette domain-containing protein: MSIVVEALTKVYGAQRALDGISFTAQPGVLGFLGPNGAGKSTTMKILTGFIPQTTGTASVCGFDVETQAIEVKRNIGYLPESNPLYLDMYVKESMAFIAGIHQMKSPQKRIADIIEQTGLGPEQHKKVGQLSKGYRQRVGLAQAIIHDPAVLILDEPTSGLDPNQLIGIRQLILDLGKTKTVILSTHIMQEVEAVCSQVIIINKGKIVANDSLEGLRNKNKRKTLEHIFIELTNV; the protein is encoded by the coding sequence ATGAGTATTGTTGTTGAAGCACTGACCAAAGTTTATGGGGCACAAAGGGCGCTTGATGGTATAAGTTTTACGGCGCAGCCGGGCGTACTTGGCTTTTTAGGCCCCAACGGTGCAGGCAAATCAACCACTATGAAGATACTCACTGGGTTTATCCCGCAAACTACAGGTACGGCATCGGTTTGTGGGTTTGATGTGGAAACCCAGGCTATTGAGGTAAAACGCAATATAGGCTACCTGCCCGAAAGTAACCCGCTTTACCTTGATATGTATGTTAAGGAATCGATGGCGTTTATTGCGGGCATCCATCAAATGAAATCGCCCCAAAAGCGGATAGCGGATATAATTGAACAGACAGGATTAGGGCCTGAGCAACACAAAAAGGTAGGACAGTTATCAAAGGGCTACCGGCAACGGGTAGGCCTTGCACAGGCCATTATTCATGACCCGGCTGTACTTATATTGGATGAGCCGACTTCGGGCCTTGATCCTAACCAATTGATCGGTATCCGCCAGCTTATCCTCGATCTTGGTAAAACAAAAACGGTGATTCTATCGACACATATTATGCAGGAGGTGGAAGCGGTTTGCAGCCAGGTGATTATTATTAACAAAGGCAAAATTGTAGCTAATGATTCGCTTGAAGGCTTAAGGAACAAAAATAAGCGCAAAACACTGGAGCATATCTTTATTGAACTGACCAACGTTTAG